The following proteins are encoded in a genomic region of Primulina huaijiensis isolate GDHJ02 chromosome 3, ASM1229523v2, whole genome shotgun sequence:
- the LOC140971981 gene encoding flavanone 7-O-glucoside 2''-O-beta-L-rhamnosyltransferase-like: MSGEQQYYKILMFPWLAHGHISPFTELAKRLIHRNFHVFLCSTPVNLEPFRKSMNEPSLKFVELHLSSTELPKKFHTTKNLPTHLMQTLKAAFDESKENFRNILKTFKPDILIYDFLQPWAPQVASEDGISSVVLLPCGAACFSFIAHYSIHPEMEFPFESLRFPETERENSEIIHAIINSAESKDRFLRCFEMSSASFILINSSNPIEATYISYLSELVKKEVVPVGFLIQEPVQKSDDSVFLDWLSKKNTKSVVYVSFGSEYFLTKNEIEEVALGLEISGVSFIWVVRFPVGEKMNLDEALPQGFRKRVGDRCMIVEG, encoded by the coding sequence ATGTCGGGTGAGCAGCAATATTACAAAATTTTGATGTTTCCGTGGTTAGCTCACGGCCATATATCCCCCTTCACGGAACTGGCCAAGAGGCTCATTCACAgaaattttcatgtatttttatgtTCAACTCCGGTGAATTTGGAACCATTCAGAAAGTCCATGAACGAGCCTTCGTTAAAATTCGTGGAACTTCACCTTTCTTCCACTGAATTACCCAAAAAATTCCACACTACCAAGAACCTGCCAACCCATTTGATGCAAACTCTCAAAGCTGCATTCGATGAATCTAAAGAGAATTTTCGAAACATTCTTAAAACCTTCAAACCGGACATTTTAATCTATGATTTCTTGCAGCCATGGGCGCCACAGGTGGCGTCGGAAGACGGAATAAGTTCCGTTGTTCTCCTCCCTTGTGGTGCAGCTTGCTTTTCTTTCATAGCCCACTACTCCATTCATCCCGAGATGGAGTTTCCTTTTGAGTCACTCAGATTTCCAGAGACGGAGCGAGAGAATTCTGAGATTATACATGCTATAATAAATAGTGCTGAGAGTAAGGATAGATTCCTGAGATGCTTCGAAATGTCATCGGCTTCTTTTATACTGATAAACTCTTCGAATCCGATTGAAGCTACTTACATTAGTTACTTGTCTGAATTAGTGAAAAAAGAGGTTGTCCCAGTTGGGTTTCTTATTCAAGAACCCGTTCAAAAATCCGACGATTCTGTGTTCTTGGATTGGCTGAGTAAGAAAAATACCAAGTCCGTGGTGTATGTATCTTTCGGAAGTGAGTATTTTCTAACCAAAAATGAGATAGAAGAGGTTGCTTTAGGGTTAGAAATCAGTGGGGTGTCTTTTATTTGGGTTGTTAGGTTTCCCGTGGGAGAAAAAATGAATCTAGATGAGGCGTTGCCACAGGGGTTTCGGAAGAGGGTTGGAGATAGATGCATGATAGTTGAAGGGTGA
- the LOC140973160 gene encoding uncharacterized protein, with protein sequence MSETPFRPREKLIEKQKIFQSIHKHTYLKGPLDKITSVAIPLALAGTSLYLIGRGIYNMSHGIGKKE encoded by the exons ATGTCAGAAACACCCTTTAGGCCCCGAGAGAAGCTCATCGAGAAGCAAAAGATTTTTCAAAGCATTCACAAGCATACATATTTGAAAGGACCACTTGATAAGATCACCTCAGTTGCCATTCCTCTGGCTTTGGCGGGTACCTCTTTATATCTCATT GGAAGAGGGATCTATAATATGTCCCATGGAATTGGGAAGAAGGAATGA
- the LOC140973159 gene encoding uncharacterized protein has translation MTTQKQQTFDQKVPMPRPKNSGSINHVDSPFLSEERDEEMTRSALAAFRVKEEEIERRKNAVREKVEAHLGRVEEETKRLAEIREELEALTDPTRKEVAIIRKRIDLINRDLKPMGLSCQKKEKEYKEAIEAFNEKNREKGQLIGKLVELVTESEKLRLKKLEELSKSINSLC, from the exons ATGACAACACAAAAACAACAGACATTTGATCAGAAGGTTCCGATGCCGCGTCCTAAGAACTCTGGTTCGATCAACCACGTTGACAGCCCTTTCCTAAGTGAAGAAAGAGATGAAGAGATGACAAGGTCGGCATTAGCCGCATTTCGTGTCAAGGAAGAAGAGATCGAGAGAAGGAAAAACGCAGTCAGGGAGAAAGTCGAGGCTCATTTAGGCCGTGTGGAGGAGGAAACGAAACGCTTGGCCGAAATTCGTGAA GAGCTTGAAGCTTTAACCGATCCGACAAGGAAGGAAGTTGCGATTATTCGGAAGAGGATCGACTTGATTAACCGAGATTTGAAGCCAATGGGGCTTAGCTGCCAGAAGAAG GAAAAGGAATACAAAGAAGCCATTGAGGCGTTCAATGAGAAGAACAGAGAAAAGGGTCAGCTTATTGGCAAACTAGTTGAG TTGGTGACTGAAAGTGAAAAATTGAGATTGAAGAAATTGGAGGAGCTTAGCAAGAGCATAAATTCCCTTTGCTGA
- the LOC140973158 gene encoding neutral/alkaline invertase 3, chloroplastic-like isoform X2 produces MAASEASLQVLSWGLPCRIYPNLNFTPPLSFKYSVKSAKNGDYRAILRKGLGVSQYYEGNRVMTGAQHVLRGHKPGNLSKSFECNCIKAESVRETFSKDGSKTEATGHLVGEKEGLSSSNGSASAAKNNKLIITGVAESLEDEAWKLLRESILCYCGNPIGTIAANDPCDSNTLNYDQVFIRDFIPSGIAFLLKGEYEIVRNFILHTLQLQSWEKTMDCHSPGQGLMPASFKVRTVPLDGDESATEEILDPDFGEAAIGRVAPVDSGLWWIILLRAYGKCSGDLSVQERIDVQTGIRMILKLCLADGFDMFPTLLVTDGSCMIDRRLGIHGHPLEIQSLFYSALLCAREMLVPEEVSANLVQALNNRLVALSIHIREYYWIDLKKLNEIYRYKTEEYSYDAVNKFNIYPDQIPPWLVEWMPKKGGYLIGNLQPAHMDFRLFSLGNLWAIVCGLATTDQSHAILDLIEAKWSDLVADMPMKLCYPALEGQEWRIITGSDPKNTYSFFVNSLVLP; encoded by the exons ATGGCTGCTTCAGAAGCATCCCTACAAGTTCTATCTTGGGGGTTGCCATGTCGGATTTACCCAAATTTAAATTTCACTCCACCGCTCTCCTTCAAATATAGTGTCAAAAGTGCAAAAAATGGAGATTATAGGGCCATATTGCGGAAGGGCCTTGGGGTAAGTCAATATTATGAAGGAAACCGTGTGATGACAGGTGCACAACATGTTTTAAGAGGACATAAACCAGGTAACTTGTCAAAATCTTTCGAATGCAACTGCATTAAGGCCGAGAGTGTTAGAGAGACATTTTCAAAAGATGGAAGTAAAACTGAGGCAACAGGGCATTTGGTTGGTGAAAAGGAAGGCCTTTCGTCCAGCAATGGATCAGCATCTGCAGCAAAAAATAATAAGTTGATAATTACAGGAGTTGCAGAATCTTTAGAGGATGAAGCTTGGAAGTTGTTGCGAGAATCAATATTATGCTATTGTGGCAACCCAATTGGAACCATTGCTGCTAACGATCCATGCGACTCAAACACTCTCAACTATGATCAAGTGTTTATTCGTGATTTTATCCCTTCTGGGATCGCTTTCCTATTAAAAGGAGAGTATGAAATTGTTCGGAACTTTATTCTGCACACTCTTCAGCTTCAG AGCTGGGAGAAAACCATGGATTGCCATAGTCCTGGGCAAGGACTGATGCCAGCAAGCTTCAAGGTGCGTACTGTACCACTTGATGGTGATGAATCTGCAACTGAAGAGATCTTAGATCCTGACTTTGGTGAGGCAGCAATTGGTCGGGTGGCACCAGTCGATTCTG GTTTGTGGTGGATCATATTATTACGAGCATATGGAAAATGTTCAGGAGACCTTTCAGTCCAGGAACGGATTGACGTTCAGACTGGAATCAGGAtgattttaaaactttgttTGGCAGATGGTTTTGATATGTTTCCAACTTTGTTGGTAACAGATGGGTCGTGCATGATTGATCGTCGCTTGGGTATCCATGGTCACCCCCTTGAAATTCAG TCATTATTTTATTCAGCTCTACTTTGTGCTCGCGAGATGCTTGTTCCAGAGGAGGTTTCAGCTAATCTTGTGCAGGCACTTAACAATCGACTAGTGGCATTATCAATTCACATCCGAGAGTACTATTGGATTGATTTGAAGAAACTGAATGAAATATATCGATACAAGACAGAAGAGTACTCATATGATGCAGTTAACAAGTTTAATATCTACCCAGATCAGATTCCTCCCTGGCTTGTGGAATGGATGCCTAAAAAAGGAGGCTATCTTATTGGAAACCTGCAGCCGGCACATATGGACTTTCGTTTATTTTCACTAGGAAACTTATGGGCTATAGTATGCGGTCTTGCTACAACTGATCAGTCACATGCGATTTTGGATCTTATTGAAGCAAAATGGTCTGATCTGGTAGCAGACATGCCAATGAAACTTTGTTACCCAGCATTAGAGGGCCAGGAATGGCGAATAATTACAGGCAGTGATCCAAAGAACACGTACAGTTTCTTTGTTAAT TCCTTGGTCTTACCATAA